The stretch of DNA ATGTCGACCCACGGCAGCGTCTCCGCGCTGATCTGGACGCGGGTCGGGCCCTTCGGCGCGAAGCCGCAGGCCGCGAGGCCGAGGAGCAGGACGAGCACGGTCGCGAAGCGCGGACTTGGCATGTGCGGGGTCGCTATCGGAACCGGGGGCGTCGCGAAAGGGGTGCGGCCGCCCGGGTGAAACGCCCGTTTGGGAGCGTACGCACGGCGTCGATGCGGCGGCGAGGGGACGACGCGGCTTCGAGTCGGAACCGAGTGATTTTTCCTTGCCCCCGGACGCCGGCGGATGGGACACAGCAGACCTCGTGGCGCTCGCTCGCCGCACCGCTTCCCCGGGGGGAACCGGGGGGCACCCAAGGGAGGGTCCTCAGTGAAGTCCTGCACGCATCGCTCGTTCCTCGCCATCGCAGGTGCCGCGCTCGTCGGCGTCGCGCTGCCCGCTCTGGCCGCCGCCACCACCTGGGGTGTGCCCGGCGACGGCTCCAACACCTGTACGGTCGTGACGCCGAGCTGCAACACGATCGCCGCCGCGGTCACCGCGTCGACGGCCGGCGACACCATCCAGCTCGCCGCGGGCGCGCACGCCGTGCCGGCGACGGTGATCCTCAACAAGACGCTGACGATCACCGGCGCCGGGCAGGGTGCGACGCTGGTCCAGCCGTCGGCGGGGGTGATCGCCTTCTCGGCGCGCGCCGACGACCTCGTGTTGAGCGACTTCACGATCGAGAACGGCGCCACCGGCGTGTCGTTCCAGAGCGTGACGAGCAGCGGCACCGAGATCCGCCGCGTCACCTTCACGGGCCAGACCTCGCGCGGCATCGACTTCTCGCTCGGCGCGGCGACGCCGGTGAGCAACGTGAGCGTCGACGACTGCACGTTCGCGACCAACGCGATCGGCATCCGCATGTCGTCGGCGAGCCAGATCGCGAACCTGTCGGTGACCGACAGCCAGTTCACCGGCAACACCTTCGGCATCTACGGCGCCAACGACGGCAACACCTCGACGCTGACCGGCCTCACGGTGACGGGGACGACGTTCACGAACCCGGCGAGCTACGCGATCTACGTCGAGGAGCTGCGCGACGCGGCCATCGAGGAGAACACCTTCGTCGGCGGCGTGACCGCCATCGGCGTGTTCAAGTTCTACGCCAGCAACGGCCAGGCGGTCTCGAACGTCGGCATCCGCCGCAACACGTTCAGCGCCTTCACGGGCAACGCGCTCGACTTCGAGATGAACGGCATGGGTCTCGAGAACCCGCTCGCCTTCGAGGACAACGTCGTCGACAAGGACGTCGGCATCGCCGTCGTCGGGGCGGCGGTGTTCGTGCGCCTCCATCCCACGCAGCCGAACGCGGCGGTGAACCTGGTGAACAACGACATCACGCTCTCCGGCACCATCGGCCCGGTCTCGGCGGCGCACGCGATCCAGCTGCGCGGCAACGGCCCGGTGAACATCACCGGCAACGTGCTCGACGGCGGCAACGTCGGCGGCAGCGGCACCACGCCCGCCACGTCCGGCATCTTCGTCCAGTCGCGCTCGGGCAGCGTCATCATGCCGGCGACGACGGTCATCACGGCCACCTGCAACCGCATCGGCGGCTTCCGCAACGGCGTCAGCGTGTTCGACTCGTTCACCAACACGTACGGTGGGCTGACTCCGGGCGCGACGCTCACGGTCGCGAACAACCAGATCGCGGGCAACGGCGACGCGGGTGTCGTCAACGGCGCCGCGCCGGCCGGCGTCGACGCCGAGAACAACTACTGGGGCTGCGCCGCGGGTCCCGGTAATCCCGGCTGCGACACGGTCGTCGGCGACGTCGACGCCGCGCCCTTCGCCGCGACGCCGCCCGCCTGCGTCGCCTGCAACGCCGACGCGCAGTGCAACGACGGTCTCGCCTGCAACGGCGTCGAGACCTGCGATCTCGGCGGCGGCCTCTGCCTCGCCGGCACGCCGATCGCCTGCGACGACGGCAACGCCTGCACCACCGACACCTGCGTCGACCCGCTCGGCACCTGCGCCTCGGCGCCGGTGGCCGACGGCACGTCCTGCGACGACGGCGTCACCTGCTCGGTGCCCGACACCTGCCAGGCCGGCGTCTGCGAGGGCGAGCCCGACACCGACATGAGCGGCACCTGCGACCTCGACGAGGTCGGCCCGCTCACGGTGAACCGTCTCACCGCCAAGGCCCAGTCCGGCCCCGGCGGCAACGGCAAGGTGGTCGCGAAGGGCACCTTCCCGACGAGCCCGCCCGCCGACACGTTCAACACGCTCGGCCCGATCACGGTCCGCTTCCAGGCCGCGAGCGGCGCCGATCAGTCGGTGACCTTCGGCATCGGCACCTGCATCACCAAGGGCACGTCGCTGCCGAAGATCATCTGTCGCAGCGTCGACCGGAAGTCGAAGGCGCTGTTCAAGGCGGACAAGAAGGTCCCGAACCGGTTCCAGTACAAGCTCCGGCTCGGGGCGCTGCCGATGAACGGCCCGCTCCTGGGTCCGGCGACGATCACCCTGACGTACGGCCCGGGGACGGTCCGCCAGGGCACGATCACGCCGTGCGCGGCGAACAACCCGATCGTCCTCAAGTGCAAAGCGCCCTGAGCGCCTGAGCGTCGGCGGCCCCGGCCCGAACGGGCCGGGGCCGCGACGTACCCGCCCGTGCCGGCGCGCCGTCGGGGTCCGTCGCACGCGCGGTTGTAGAATCGGCGTTCGCGACGGCGCGGTGCGGGCGACGTCGCCTCCGTCCGGCGCGGCGATCCGCCGCCCCCGACGATGGCACGGGTGTTGCCTCGTGGGCAGGGTCGCACGCCGTGGCCCGCTCACCATCGGAGGAGGGAGACTCCCATGAAGGCAACCGCCCTGCTCAAGCGACAGCACCGCGAGGTCGAGCGCCTGTTCTCGGCCGCGTTGAAGGCGAAGGACGCGAAGACGCGGCGCTCCACCGTGGAGCAGATCATCGCGGCGCTCGAGCATCACACCGAGATCGAGGAGACGATCTTCTATCCGGCGGTGCGCGGGATCGGCACGCAGAAGGCCGACGATATGGTCGGCGAGGCCTATGAGGAGCACCACGTCGTCAAGCTGGTCCTGGCGGAGCTGCCGGATCTCGAC from bacterium encodes:
- a CDS encoding hemerythrin domain-containing protein; translation: MKATALLKRQHREVERLFSAALKAKDAKTRRSTVEQIIAALEHHTEIEETIFYPAVRGIGTQKADDMVGEAYEEHHVVKLVLAELPDLDADAENFEAKMTVLKELVAHHVEEEEDEMFPMAEKRLGDERNAELGEQMAEPIAA
- a CDS encoding right-handed parallel beta-helix repeat-containing protein, which gives rise to MKSCTHRSFLAIAGAALVGVALPALAAATTWGVPGDGSNTCTVVTPSCNTIAAAVTASTAGDTIQLAAGAHAVPATVILNKTLTITGAGQGATLVQPSAGVIAFSARADDLVLSDFTIENGATGVSFQSVTSSGTEIRRVTFTGQTSRGIDFSLGAATPVSNVSVDDCTFATNAIGIRMSSASQIANLSVTDSQFTGNTFGIYGANDGNTSTLTGLTVTGTTFTNPASYAIYVEELRDAAIEENTFVGGVTAIGVFKFYASNGQAVSNVGIRRNTFSAFTGNALDFEMNGMGLENPLAFEDNVVDKDVGIAVVGAAVFVRLHPTQPNAAVNLVNNDITLSGTIGPVSAAHAIQLRGNGPVNITGNVLDGGNVGGSGTTPATSGIFVQSRSGSVIMPATTVITATCNRIGGFRNGVSVFDSFTNTYGGLTPGATLTVANNQIAGNGDAGVVNGAAPAGVDAENNYWGCAAGPGNPGCDTVVGDVDAAPFAATPPACVACNADAQCNDGLACNGVETCDLGGGLCLAGTPIACDDGNACTTDTCVDPLGTCASAPVADGTSCDDGVTCSVPDTCQAGVCEGEPDTDMSGTCDLDEVGPLTVNRLTAKAQSGPGGNGKVVAKGTFPTSPPADTFNTLGPITVRFQAASGADQSVTFGIGTCITKGTSLPKIICRSVDRKSKALFKADKKVPNRFQYKLRLGALPMNGPLLGPATITLTYGPGTVRQGTITPCAANNPIVLKCKAP